The genomic window GAAACTGATACTGGTTCAATCAGGTGAGAATGGCAGGATTTGCGCTTTTTGACGCAGGCACGGCACTTGAGACATCTCAAGCACTGCTATCAGGTAATGAGACAGCAGACATCCAGAAGACAGAATTACGGAACTAACAGGGAGAGCAAAATGACACAGACACGGGAAGAAGTGCGGCTGACCGAGTTGGCGAGCTGCGCCGGTTGAGCGTCGAAGTTCAGTCCTAAGGACCTGGCGCAGGTGCTGCGTCAGCTACCGTCGATAACCGACCCTAACCTGCTCGTGGGCATCTCTACTGGCGATGACGCCGCCGTGTACAAGATGCGTGACGACATGGCTATCGTTTCCACGGTGGACTTTTTCCCACCAATTGTGGACGACCCATTCAAGTTCGGCGAGATTGCGGCGACAAACGCGCTGAGCGATGTTTACGCCATGGGTGGCAAGCCAATCATCGCGCTGAACATCGTGGGATTCCCCGTTGATCTGCCGCACGAAATCTTGGGCGAGATACTGCGTGGCGGCGCGTCAAAGGCGGAAGAAGCCGGCGTGCTCATCGTCGGCGGGCACACCGTTGACGACGCCGAGCCGAAGTACGGCATGTCGGTAACCGGCGTGGTGTGCCCGGGAGAGCAAGTTACCAACGCGGGCGCGCAACCGGGCGACGCGCTCGTGCTGACCAAACCGATTGGCACCGGCATCATCACCACGGCGGGCAAGCAAGAGCGCGTCAGCGCGGATACTCTGGAACGAGCGGTCGGCGTGATGGGCGAGTTGAATCGCAAGGCGTCCGAGGCGATGATGAGCGTGGGCGTAAACGCCTGTGTGGACATCACCGGCTTCGGGCTACTGGGACACCTGCGCCTAATCACAGAAGGCAGTGGGGTCGGCGCGCAAGTGAATGTGAGCGACGTGCCGGTAATCGAAGGCGTCACCGAACTATTGGAAATGGGTATAGCCCCCGGCGGCACGCACCGCAATCTGGAATCGTTGGGAGGCGTCGTGGATTGGCCCGACGACATCTCCGAGCAGACGCAAATACTGCTTGCGGACGCGCAGACATCCGGAGGCCTGCTAATGGCAGTAGCGCCCGCAAAGCTAGACGCGCTGCTCGTCGCGCTGTCAGACGCCGGTGTGCAGACCCGCGCCGTCATCGGCAAAATCGCCGAGCGCAGCGCAGACACGCCCGCAATATCGGTCGCGCCGTAATAGAGCGTCAGTTGCTTCACTCGATACTTAATGGTGTAGAGAATTACATCCTAGTTACGGCTGTGATTCTCTTCTCCTGTATCGGGTTGGCAGCGTGCAACACCACGCCGCCGGCAAACCAGTTCATCGCCCTACCTACCATACCGGCAATGTCAGATGCGCAAGCGGCAACCGCAACAGTCGTACGCGTTCCACCGAACACAGCAACGCCGCCTGCGCCGATACTCATTCGAGACTTGCAGCCACCAACGCCAACCACGGCACCGGCGGCGTTGTCAGCAAGCACCTCACCTGTATCAACAGCGATCACGCACACATCAACGCCCGTCCCCCTGCCAATACTCACGGCAACACCGGCGCCTTCGCCAACATTGACGCCACCCCACACACCGACGAGAACGGCGACACCGGCTGCCACTCCGACCATGGTCGCAACATCTACACCCGCGCATGTAAGTACGCCAGTATTTACCGCAATTCCTGTTACCTCTCCGACAGAAGCAGCCGTGCTGTCAACCGCGCACGTCCAATCGGCTGCGTCAATTACAAGTACGCCAACTACGGTATCTACGACAATTCCGACTACGACAGTTTTGTCATCCGCCACCATAAACCCAACACCTACACCCACGGCAATACAGCACACTTCAACTCCCATTTCCACTCCCACCAACACCGCGACAGCGACATTCACAGCGACAGCAGCACCTACTGCAACCGCCACGCATACGCCTGTGCCAGCGCACTGCAAAGTCAAGGGCAACATCAATATGGACAGCGGCGAGCGCGTTTACCACACGCCGGATAGCCCTTGGTACGTCCACGCCGAAATCGACACGAGCGCCGGCGAAAGATGGTTCTGCACGGAACAAGAAGCCCGAGACGCAGGCTGGCGAGCACCGAAACGGGCACAGCCCGAATCTACGACAACAGCAAATGCAGTTTCACCAGCCGCCTGCAACAAAGTCGTGAACGTGAACACCGCCGGATTAGACGATCTGAAAACACTACGCGGTATCGGACACGTTAAAGCGCAGGCAATCATCGATTACCGAAACGAACAGGGCGACTTCAAGAGCATTAGCGAATTAGACGACGTGCCCGGCATCGGAGAGAAAACGCTGGAGAAAATAACACCTTGCGTCGTCCTACGTTAACAAGGCGACTAAGTCTGAAGAACCCAAAGAACTGGTAAACTGACATACTGACATACCAGTCCATCGAAATCACTATCCCACACCGCACCGCTTTGGTATCGTTGAAAGAACCTCAAAACTGGAGAGAATCGCGTGATAGTCAGAGATAGAATTGCCGAAGTGGTGAGGCAGGCGCTGGACGCGGCTCAGGCCGCGGATGAACTGCCATCAGTCGAGGTCGAAGACATTGCGGTAGAGCGGCCGCAAAATGTGGAGCATGGCGATTTCGCCACCAGCCTGCCCCTGAAGCTGGCGCGTCCAATGCGAATGAATCCGTTGGAGATAGCGGAACGGCTGGCATCGCATCTGCCGAACGGCGGACAGGGCGAGGGACTGCTGCAATCCGCCACAGTCGCACGGCCGGGCTTCATCAACTTCGCGCTCAATCATGAATGGTTGCAGGCACAAGTCGAGGCGATCCGCGCGGACGATGCTGACTACGGCAATATCGACGCAGGCGGCGGGCAAAGCGTGCAGATTGAGTTTGTCAGTGCGAACCCGGTCGGGCCGCTGCTCATCTCGCACGCGCGCGGCGGTGTCATTGGCAGCGCGCTCGCGAACATACTCAGGGCGGCCGGCTACGACATTACGCGCGAATACTACTTCAACGACGCCGGCGCACAGATCGGGCACTTCGCGCGAACGCTGCACACGCGCTATCTGCAGCGCGCCGGACGCGACGCCGAGCTGCACGAAGACGGCTATCGCGGCGAGTATATGATTGACCTCGCAGCCGAAATATATAACGAAGAAGGCGAGCGGTTCTTGGACGCGCCGGAAGACGAAGCGCTTACGGAACTCGGCGAGCTGGGCGTCGCCAAATTCATGGCGCGTATCCGTGAAGACCTCGTTATGCTGCGCATCGAATTCGACGAATGGTTCAATGAGCGAACGCTCTTCGTTGACGGCCAATACGAGCGCTCTATGGACTTGTTGCGCGATAATGGGTTCGTAACCGAGCATGAGGACGCCGTGTGGTTCGCATCCACGCTGCTGGGCGACGACAAAGACAAAGTACTGGTGCGCAGCAACGGCATACCGACATACTTCGCGTCAGACGTAGCATATCACTACAACAAGTTCTTCGAGCGAGAGTTCAACCGCGTCATCAACATCTGGGGCGCAGACCATCAAGGGCACGCGCTGTTCATGAAGGCGTTGGTCGCCGCGCTGGGAATGCCTGAAGACAAACTCACGCTGATTATAAACCAGCTGGTTACCCTAAAGCGCGGCGGCGAGACGGTGCGGCTGTCCAAGAGATCCGGCGACATTATTACCCTACGCGAGGTGATTGACGAAGTTGGCGCGGACGCCTGCCGCTACTTCTTCCTGTCGCGGGCGGCGGACAGCCAGATGGAGTTTGACCTTGAGTTGGCGAAGGAGCAGTCGCAGGAAAACCCGGTCTATTACATCCAGTACGCGCACGCGCGAATCGCCAGCATACTGCGTCTCGCGGAAGAGCGCGGCATAGATTACGCGGACGGCGATGTTTCGCTGCTGTCACACGATGCGGAACTGGCGCTCATCCGCAAGATGCTGGAGCTGCCGGAGCTTATCGGCATGATGTCGCGCAGCCTAGAAGCGCACCACCTGCCGCACTACGCCACTGATTTGGCGACCGCGTTCCACTGGTTCTACCAGAATTGCCGCGTCGTGTCCGGCGTCGAAGGCGAAGCGGCGATTAGCAAAGCGCGGCTGAAGCTCGTAGATGCCGCCCGAACTGTGCTCGCGCGCTGCCTCGGCCTGATGGTGATGGACGCACCAGAGAAGATGTAAGTTAGTTGTCAGTCATCAGTGGACAGTTTTCAGTCCCTCCATCGGGACAGATACTGGTAACTGAAAACTGATAACTGACTACTCCAAGTTTCCTTGCGCCTTGTACTTCGCGGTCTTTTCCATATAAACATCGCAGTACCACTTCATCTTGGCGAGGTGGCGTTCGCCGACCTCGCCAAGCACCTTGCCCGGCGAGCCGACCACCAGCGAGCGCGGCGGAATCTTCACGTTGTCCACAAGCATCGTGCCGGACGCAATCAGGCTGTACTCACCAACTTCTACTCCGTCGTTGAGAGTCGCGCCATTGCCGATGACTGCGCGGTTGGCGACATACTTCGCGTGGCAAAGGACCTTGTGCCCAATTGTTACATAGTCGCCGATTTCCACATCCGCGTCGCCGTGCACGACCGAATTGTCCTGGACATTCGTGTGCTTGCCGATGACAATCTTGCCCATATCGGCGCGCACGATGGCGCCAGGCCAAACGCTCGACCCTTCGCCAATCTCGACATCGCCAATCACATAAGCAAATTCGCTGATGAATGCCGTGGGATGGATTTTGGGGGTTTTGTCTCCCAGGGTTCGTATCACTTAGTTGCTCCTTATTCTCGCCAATGGTTTCAGTCAATGTTCCATGCCCAGAGTGAAGAGCATTGCGACATCGAGCTGGCGCATTTTGTCAGGGCTGATTGTGCCGATGCGTCGCAGAAGAAAATCCTTGTAAACCGCCAACGTGACTGCGTATCGTGCTCGCAGTCAAGTATGTCATATCGACGGGTACGGGACAATGGCAGCAGCATGCTTAAGCGTCGGCATATTGCGCGGATGCGCCCCCGCATGGTAGCCTGAATCCGTTGCAGAGAGCGTTCAGACTGCGCCAAGTTGGCGTAAGTCTGTATGCCCTATTTCTTTTCCCACAGCGATTTGGGAAGGCGTTAACGCGCCCCTGATTGGTCGCTGTGGGTAAAGCTCTCTGCAACGGACGCTGAATCCTAAACCATGAGGGGGCTTTTATCATGTGGATGGCTTTGGGCCTAACCAGCTTCTTGGTTGTACTAGCAGCACTTGTGGGGGCCATCGTCGGGCTGGTTATCGGCATTGCTCGCAAGCGATGGAAGGTGTTGAAATGGAGCGCAGCGGCCTGCGGTATATCTCTTTTACTACTTATAGTTGCAGTGGCATTGGATGGGGGCTTCGATGACTCTGGGGACGCCCGTGCATCAAATCCGTCCATGCCTGTAAGGTCTTTTGAGGAACTCAAAGCCGACGCACAGACTATCTCATACCGAGAATTGTTTAGGAACAGTGAGCAATACGAAGGCCAAAGTTTCTACTTCAGAGGTGAAGTGGTTCAAGTAGTGGAAAAAGGTAGAGACAAGTACGACTTGCGTATCAGACTAGGCGATATATTTGACGATGAAGTCGTTTATCTCTCTGGCTATGAAGGTCAAAGACTTCTCGAAGACGATATTATAGAGTTTGTAGGCGAGTCCATAGGATTGCTCACCTATGAAGCAACTTTCGGAAACAGGATAACAATACCGCAATTGAAAGCGCTGTCCGTAAGGCTTGTGTCTGGAGGTTAAGACATTACTTTGCCCTTCCCCGCACCGCCGCCTTATACAACCCAATCATCCCTTGCTGCCGGCGGGCGTTCAATTTAACACCCTTATCGATGGCGCAAAGGCGGCGCATTTCGCGCGTCAATTCGTTGTCCTGCAACTTAGGTGCTTTGGTGTATGCGTCGAGTGCCGCTTGTGCGAGGCTGTCGTCGCCGCGAGTATTGCCGTAGGCGTGCAAGCACGGCAGCGCGACATTTACCACAATGTCACGAGCGCGTGCCTTGCCGATATACGGCGGGTGTTCCATTCGTGCATTCAATTGCCTGATTCCACCATCGACTAGCGAAGCAATGAACGCTTCCGTCAACCCGACATCAAGGCATGCGTCAAGTAGATGTGCCGCGCCAGTTATCCGGCGAACCGGATGATTGGGAGGGCACACGCGGAACAGATTCCAGTCGCGCTTGGCAATCGGTTTAACTCTGGGCAGACGTTTTTGCATGCGGCTCAATTGCTCGCGTTCTTCAACCTCTTGTACGAGATGAATCAATCCGGATGCGCCAAACAGCATCGCCTTCAACGCGAGCAGCCGCACAGATTGCGGCTCATCCCGCAATGCTGCAAGCGCGCTGTACGGCACACGCCGGGCGAGTTCGAGGAACGGCTTGCGATTCGTGGAGTAGCCAAGCGCTTCCATCAAGCCTTGATACAGAGTTTCGTCAACGCCAAGCTCGCGCATTTCCAGCCGAAAACCGTGGCTCTTGGCAAGAAATCGTGCGTCTCCCGACGCATCGAGCGCCGCGCCAATATCGGCAGATTGTCGTAATTCTTCGATTGCGGGGATGCCGAGCGATGCATGATCGTCCGCCGATTCCAAGCTTGAGGCGACGGTCTGGAGAGCGGCTACCGGCACGTCTATACCGGACTGCAGGAGAGTGTCTGTGTGTCCCTTGGGCGAGAACACCACATGCAGGACGACGCCGTTGTAATTGGCGTCAAACTGGTGTCCATGGTGGTACCAGCCCGGCGCAGTCGTGTGCAGTTCGATGTCGCCGGTTAGCGTACTGCCGTCCTCTTTGAGAAGCACCGCGTCCCGGAAGTCCGGACCGGCGCCGGAGCTCTGCCTGCCGGGGTAAATCACACGCAGACGCCTGCCACCTTCCGTAACCAGCGCATCGGCGAGAGTATGCGCGCGACTCCACAGCGATGCGAGCGCAGATTCGGAGTACTCGGCCGGTCGTTCAGTAAGTGCAAGCATGGCGGCGCTATCCGCTGTCCCCGCGCTCTAGGCATTCGTGGCAGACACCGAACAAT from Chloroflexota bacterium includes these protein-coding regions:
- a CDS encoding arginine--tRNA ligase; the encoded protein is MIVRDRIAEVVRQALDAAQAADELPSVEVEDIAVERPQNVEHGDFATSLPLKLARPMRMNPLEIAERLASHLPNGGQGEGLLQSATVARPGFINFALNHEWLQAQVEAIRADDADYGNIDAGGGQSVQIEFVSANPVGPLLISHARGGVIGSALANILRAAGYDITREYYFNDAGAQIGHFARTLHTRYLQRAGRDAELHEDGYRGEYMIDLAAEIYNEEGERFLDAPEDEALTELGELGVAKFMARIREDLVMLRIEFDEWFNERTLFVDGQYERSMDLLRDNGFVTEHEDAVWFASTLLGDDKDKVLVRSNGIPTYFASDVAYHYNKFFEREFNRVINIWGADHQGHALFMKALVAALGMPEDKLTLIINQLVTLKRGGETVRLSKRSGDIITLREVIDEVGADACRYFFLSRAADSQMEFDLELAKEQSQENPVYYIQYAHARIASILRLAEERGIDYADGDVSLLSHDAELALIRKMLELPELIGMMSRSLEAHHLPHYATDLATAFHWFYQNCRVVSGVEGEAAISKARLKLVDAARTVLARCLGLMVMDAPEKM
- the selD gene encoding selenide, water dikinase SelD, with the translated sequence MTQTREEVRLTELASCAGUASKFSPKDLAQVLRQLPSITDPNLLVGISTGDDAAVYKMRDDMAIVSTVDFFPPIVDDPFKFGEIAATNALSDVYAMGGKPIIALNIVGFPVDLPHEILGEILRGGASKAEEAGVLIVGGHTVDDAEPKYGMSVTGVVCPGEQVTNAGAQPGDALVLTKPIGTGIITTAGKQERVSADTLERAVGVMGELNRKASEAMMSVGVNACVDITGFGLLGHLRLITEGSGVGAQVNVSDVPVIEGVTELLEMGIAPGGTHRNLESLGGVVDWPDDISEQTQILLADAQTSGGLLMAVAPAKLDALLVALSDAGVQTRAVIGKIAERSADTPAISVAP
- a CDS encoding gamma carbonic anhydrase family protein, translating into MIRTLGDKTPKIHPTAFISEFAYVIGDVEIGEGSSVWPGAIVRADMGKIVIGKHTNVQDNSVVHGDADVEIGDYVTIGHKVLCHAKYVANRAVIGNGATLNDGVEVGEYSLIASGTMLVDNVKIPPRSLVVGSPGKVLGEVGERHLAKMKWYCDVYMEKTAKYKAQGNLE
- a CDS encoding ComEA family DNA-binding protein; protein product: MLHSILNGVENYILVTAVILFSCIGLAACNTTPPANQFIALPTIPAMSDAQAATATVVRVPPNTATPPAPILIRDLQPPTPTTAPAALSASTSPVSTAITHTSTPVPLPILTATPAPSPTLTPPHTPTRTATPAATPTMVATSTPAHVSTPVFTAIPVTSPTEAAVLSTAHVQSAASITSTPTTVSTTIPTTTVLSSATINPTPTPTAIQHTSTPISTPTNTATATFTATAAPTATATHTPVPAHCKVKGNINMDSGERVYHTPDSPWYVHAEIDTSAGERWFCTEQEARDAGWRAPKRAQPESTTTANAVSPAACNKVVNVNTAGLDDLKTLRGIGHVKAQAIIDYRNEQGDFKSISELDDVPGIGEKTLEKITPCVVLR
- a CDS encoding DUF2851 family protein, which gives rise to MLALTERPAEYSESALASLWSRAHTLADALVTEGGRRLRVIYPGRQSSGAGPDFRDAVLLKEDGSTLTGDIELHTTAPGWYHHGHQFDANYNGVVLHVVFSPKGHTDTLLQSGIDVPVAALQTVASSLESADDHASLGIPAIEELRQSADIGAALDASGDARFLAKSHGFRLEMRELGVDETLYQGLMEALGYSTNRKPFLELARRVPYSALAALRDEPQSVRLLALKAMLFGASGLIHLVQEVEEREQLSRMQKRLPRVKPIAKRDWNLFRVCPPNHPVRRITGAAHLLDACLDVGLTEAFIASLVDGGIRQLNARMEHPPYIGKARARDIVVNVALPCLHAYGNTRGDDSLAQAALDAYTKAPKLQDNELTREMRRLCAIDKGVKLNARRQQGMIGLYKAAVRGRAK